A window of the Pseudomonas gozinkensis genome harbors these coding sequences:
- the rnc gene encoding ribonuclease III: MSVSLSRLERQLGYTFKDQELMVLALTHRSFAGRNNERLEFLGDAILNFVAGEALFDRFPLAREGQLSRLRARLVKGETLAVLARGFDLGDYLRLGSGELKSGGFRRESILADALEALIGAIYLDAGMEVARERVLAWLAGEFEGLTLVDTNKDPKTRLQEFLQSRGCELPRYEVVDIQGEPHCRTFFVECEVVLLNEKSRGQGVSRRIAEQVAAAAALIALGVENGND, translated from the coding sequence GTGAGCGTTTCTCTAAGCCGTCTCGAGCGTCAGCTCGGTTACACCTTCAAGGACCAGGAACTGATGGTCCTGGCCCTTACGCACCGTAGCTTTGCCGGACGCAACAACGAGCGTCTGGAATTCCTCGGTGATGCGATCCTCAACTTTGTTGCCGGCGAAGCCTTGTTCGACCGTTTCCCGCTGGCTCGCGAAGGCCAGTTGTCGCGTTTACGCGCACGGCTGGTAAAAGGTGAGACGCTGGCGGTGCTGGCCCGCGGTTTCGATCTGGGCGATTACCTGCGTCTGGGTTCTGGCGAGTTGAAGAGTGGCGGTTTCCGTCGCGAGTCGATTCTGGCCGACGCCCTTGAAGCGCTGATTGGCGCGATCTATCTCGACGCCGGCATGGAAGTCGCCCGCGAACGCGTACTGGCCTGGCTGGCCGGTGAGTTCGAAGGCTTGACGCTGGTCGACACCAACAAGGATCCGAAGACCCGCCTGCAGGAATTCCTGCAATCGCGCGGCTGCGAACTGCCGCGCTATGAAGTGGTGGATATCCAGGGCGAGCCGCACTGCCGTACCTTCTTCGTCGAGTGCGAAGTTGTCCTATTGAATGAAAAAAGCCGGGGTCAGGGTGTGAGCCGTCGTATTGCCGAACAGGTAGCGGCCGCCGCAGCACTGATTGCCCTGGGTGTGGAGAATGGCAATGACTGA
- the lepB gene encoding signal peptidase I has product MSLNFPLLLVIAVFVCGLLALLDLLILAPRRRAAIASYQGSVSQPDGVVVEKLNKEPLLVEYGKSFFPVLFIVLVLRSFLVEPFQIPSGSMKPTLDVGDFILVNKFSYGIRLPVIDKKIIEVGDPQRGDVMVFRYPSDPNVNYIKRVVGLPGDTVRYTADKRLFVNGESIAEQLVGSEPGTLGSAELYKEKLGAAEHLIRKEMSRYRATPDHTWTVPAGHYFMMGDNRDNSNDSRYWDDPNIPKDLLGMVPDQNIVGKAFAVWMSWPEPKLSHLPNFSRVGLIK; this is encoded by the coding sequence ATGTCACTAAATTTCCCGCTGTTGCTGGTCATTGCCGTGTTCGTCTGCGGTCTGTTGGCGTTGCTCGATCTGTTGATCCTGGCACCGCGTCGGCGTGCTGCCATCGCCTCCTATCAGGGCAGCGTCAGCCAGCCTGACGGGGTGGTGGTGGAGAAGCTGAACAAGGAACCGCTGCTGGTCGAGTACGGCAAGTCGTTCTTCCCGGTGCTGTTCATCGTGCTGGTGCTGCGTTCGTTCCTGGTGGAACCGTTCCAGATTCCGTCCGGCTCGATGAAACCGACCCTGGACGTCGGCGACTTCATTCTGGTGAACAAGTTTTCCTACGGGATCCGTTTGCCGGTGATCGACAAGAAGATCATCGAAGTCGGTGATCCGCAGCGCGGCGATGTGATGGTGTTCCGCTACCCGAGCGATCCGAACGTCAACTACATCAAGCGTGTAGTCGGCCTGCCGGGCGACACCGTGCGGTACACCGCCGACAAGCGTCTGTTCGTCAATGGCGAGTCGATTGCCGAGCAACTGGTCGGTTCCGAGCCGGGCACGCTGGGCAGCGCGGAACTCTACAAGGAAAAACTCGGCGCCGCCGAGCACCTGATCCGCAAGGAAATGAGCCGCTACCGGGCTACGCCGGACCATACCTGGACCGTGCCGGCCGGGCACTACTTCATGATGGGCGACAACCGCGACAACTCGAACGACAGTCGCTACTGGGATGACCCGAACATTCCCAAGGACCTGCTGGGCATGGTTCCCGACCAGAACATCGTCGGCAAGGCCTTCGCGGTCTGGATGAGCTGGCCGGAACCGAAACTCAGCCACCTGCCGAATTTCTCGCGGGTCGGCCTGATCAAGTAA
- the lptG gene encoding LPS export ABC transporter permease LptG has product MVKLDRYIGSSVFMAIIAVLAIILGLATLFAFIDEMGDVSDTYTLVDVLSFVLLTAPRRLYDMLPMAALIGCLIGLGSLASSSELTVMRAAGVSIGRIVWAVMKPMLVLMLAGVLIGEYVAPATESMAQANRSLAQGSGDAQSAKHGMWHRQGEEFIHINSVQPNGRLYGVTRYHFDKERHLLSSSFAKRAEFDTDHWQLSDVTTTRFNERSTEVVNTPVERWDVSLSPQLLSTVVMAPESLSITGLWGYIHYLADQGLSNGRYWLAFWVKVLQPLVTAALVLMAISFIFGPLRSVTLGQRVFTGVLVGFTFRIVQDLLGPSSLVFGFSPLFAVLVPAGVCALAGVWLLRRAG; this is encoded by the coding sequence GTGGTTAAACTCGACCGCTACATCGGCAGCAGCGTGTTCATGGCGATCATCGCGGTGCTGGCGATCATTCTCGGCCTGGCTACCTTGTTCGCATTCATCGACGAGATGGGCGACGTCAGTGACACCTACACTCTGGTCGATGTCCTGAGCTTCGTGCTCCTGACCGCGCCGCGCCGGCTTTACGACATGCTGCCGATGGCGGCACTGATCGGTTGCCTGATCGGCCTCGGCAGTCTGGCGAGCAGCAGTGAACTGACCGTAATGCGCGCCGCCGGTGTGTCCATTGGGCGGATCGTCTGGGCGGTGATGAAGCCGATGCTGGTGCTGATGCTGGCCGGCGTGCTGATCGGCGAGTACGTGGCGCCGGCCACCGAAAGCATGGCCCAGGCCAACCGTTCGCTGGCGCAAGGCAGCGGTGACGCGCAGAGCGCCAAGCACGGCATGTGGCACCGTCAGGGCGAAGAGTTCATTCACATCAACTCCGTGCAACCCAACGGTCGCCTGTACGGCGTGACCCGGTATCACTTCGACAAGGAGCGCCATCTGCTCAGTTCGAGCTTCGCCAAACGCGCCGAGTTCGACACCGATCACTGGCAGCTCTCCGATGTCACGACCACGCGTTTCAATGAACGCAGCACTGAAGTGGTCAATACGCCGGTCGAGCGCTGGGATGTGTCCCTGAGCCCGCAACTGCTGAGCACTGTGGTGATGGCGCCGGAATCGCTGTCGATCACCGGCCTGTGGGGTTACATCCACTATCTGGCTGATCAGGGTCTGAGCAACGGCCGTTACTGGCTGGCATTTTGGGTCAAGGTGTTGCAGCCGCTGGTGACCGCCGCGCTGGTGCTGATGGCAATCTCCTTCATCTTCGGTCCGCTGCGTTCGGTGACCCTTGGTCAGCGGGTGTTCACCGGTGTGCTGGTGGGCTTCACCTTCCGCATCGTTCAGGATCTGCTGGGCCCGTCCAGTCTGGTGTTCGGCTTCTCGCCGCTGTTTGCGGTGCTGGTGCCGGCCGGCGTGTGTGCGCTGGCGGGTGTCTGGCTGTTGCGTCGAGCTGGTTGA
- the lepA gene encoding translation elongation factor 4: MSDLSHIRNFSIIAHIDHGKSTLADRFIQMCGGLAEREMEAQVLDSMDLERERGITIKAHSVTLYYKAKDGVTYQLNFIDTPGHVDFTYEVSRSLAACEGALLVVDAGQGVEAQSVANCYTAIEQGLEVMPVLNKIDLPQAEPDRVKDEIEKIIGIDATDAVTCSAKTGLGVDEVLERLVATIPAPTGNIEDPLQALIIDSWFDNYLGVVSLVRVRHGRVKKGDKILVKSTGKVHLVDSVGVFNPKHTATADLKAGEVGFIIASIKDIHGAPVGDTLTLSSTPDVPVLPGFKRIQPQVYAGLFPVSSDDFEDFREALQKLTLNDSSLQYTPESSDALGFGFRCGFLGMLHMEIIQERLEREYDLDLITTAPTVIFELVLKTGETIYVDNPSKLPDVSAIEDMREPIVRANILVPQEHLGNVITLCIEKRGVQVDMLFLGNQVQVTYDLPMNEVVLDFFDRLKSTSRGYASLDYHFDRYQSANLVKLDVLINGDKVDALALIVHRDNSHFKGRQLTEKMKELIPRQMFDVAIQAAIGGQIVARTTVKALRKNVLAKCYGGDVSRKKKLLEKQKAGKKRMKQVGNVEIPQEAFLAVLRLE, translated from the coding sequence GTGAGTGATTTGAGTCATATCCGCAATTTCTCCATCATCGCCCACATTGACCATGGCAAGTCGACGCTGGCTGACCGTTTCATCCAGATGTGCGGCGGCCTGGCCGAGCGTGAAATGGAAGCCCAGGTACTGGATTCCATGGATCTTGAGCGCGAACGCGGGATCACCATCAAGGCCCACAGCGTTACCCTCTATTACAAAGCCAAAGACGGCGTCACCTATCAGCTGAACTTCATTGACACCCCGGGCCACGTCGACTTCACCTACGAAGTCAGCCGTTCCCTGGCGGCCTGTGAAGGTGCCTTGCTGGTGGTCGATGCGGGGCAGGGCGTTGAAGCCCAGTCCGTGGCCAACTGCTACACCGCCATCGAGCAGGGCCTCGAGGTCATGCCGGTCCTGAACAAGATCGACCTGCCGCAGGCCGAACCTGATCGCGTCAAGGACGAGATCGAGAAGATCATCGGCATCGACGCAACCGACGCCGTCACCTGCAGCGCCAAGACCGGCCTGGGTGTTGACGAAGTGCTGGAGCGTCTGGTCGCCACCATTCCTGCGCCGACCGGCAACATCGAAGATCCGCTGCAAGCGTTGATCATCGACTCCTGGTTCGACAACTACCTGGGCGTTGTCTCCCTGGTGCGCGTGCGTCACGGCCGCGTGAAGAAGGGCGACAAGATCCTGGTGAAATCCACCGGCAAGGTGCATCTGGTCGACAGCGTTGGCGTGTTCAACCCGAAACACACCGCCACCGCTGACCTGAAAGCCGGCGAAGTGGGCTTCATCATCGCCAGCATCAAGGACATTCACGGTGCGCCGGTCGGTGACACCCTGACCCTGAGCTCCACCCCGGACGTTCCGGTGCTGCCAGGCTTCAAACGCATCCAGCCGCAGGTTTACGCCGGTCTGTTCCCGGTCAGCTCCGACGACTTCGAGGATTTCCGCGAAGCGCTGCAGAAACTGACCCTGAACGACTCGTCGCTGCAATACACCCCGGAAAGCTCCGATGCTCTGGGCTTCGGCTTCCGTTGCGGCTTCCTCGGCATGCTGCACATGGAGATCATCCAGGAGCGCCTGGAGCGCGAATATGACCTGGACCTGATCACCACGGCGCCGACGGTAATCTTCGAGCTGGTGCTGAAAACCGGTGAAACGATTTACGTCGACAACCCGTCGAAGCTGCCGGACGTGTCCGCGATCGAAGACATGCGCGAGCCGATCGTGCGTGCCAACATCCTGGTTCCGCAGGAGCACCTGGGCAACGTCATCACCTTGTGCATCGAAAAACGCGGTGTGCAGGTCGACATGCTGTTCCTCGGCAATCAGGTTCAGGTGACCTATGACCTGCCGATGAACGAAGTGGTCCTGGACTTCTTCGATCGTCTGAAATCCACCAGTCGCGGCTATGCTTCGCTGGACTACCATTTCGATCGTTACCAATCGGCTAATCTGGTGAAACTGGACGTGCTGATCAACGGCGACAAGGTCGATGCTCTGGCGTTGATCGTGCACCGTGACAACTCGCACTTCAAAGGTCGCCAGTTGACCGAGAAGATGAAAGAACTGATTCCTCGTCAGATGTTCGACGTGGCCATCCAGGCTGCCATTGGTGGTCAGATCGTCGCCCGGACAACCGTCAAGGCGCTCAGAAAGAACGTATTGGCCAAGTGCTACGGCGGCGACGTCAGCCGTAAGAAAAAGCTGCTGGAGAAGCAGAAGGCCGGTAAGAAACGCATGAAACAGGTCGGCAACGTGGAAATTCCACAAGAAGCCTTCCTCGCCGTGCTCAGGTTGGAATAG
- the lptF gene encoding LPS export ABC transporter permease LptF, whose translation MIVFRYLSREVLLTLSAVSAVLLVIIMSGRFIKYLAQAAAGQLDPGSLFLIMGYRLPGFMQLILPLGLFLGILLAYGRLYLESEMTVLSATGMSQQRLFRMTLFPATLVALVVAWLSLGLAPQGANQFQLLLNKQDALTEFDTLEPGRFQALRDGTRVTYTETLSDDRVNLGSVFISQKNLGANQKDRGISVLVAEKGRQEVRPDGNRYLILDNGYRYDGSPGQANYRAIHYETYGVLLPKPDVSEEVTDRDAMPTSSLLGSDDIRSKTELQWRLSLPLLVFIVTLMAVPLSRVNPRQGRFLKLLPAILLYMAYLTILIAARGALEKGKIPPALGLWWVHAIFLVIGLGLLYWEPLRLKLASRRSAALEVARG comes from the coding sequence TTGATCGTCTTCCGTTATCTGTCCCGCGAAGTCCTGTTGACCCTGAGTGCGGTAAGTGCCGTGCTGCTGGTCATCATCATGAGCGGTCGCTTCATCAAATACCTTGCCCAGGCCGCCGCGGGTCAGCTCGACCCGGGATCGCTGTTCCTGATCATGGGCTATCGTCTGCCGGGCTTCATGCAGTTGATCCTGCCGTTGGGGCTGTTTCTCGGGATTCTGCTGGCGTACGGCCGGCTGTATCTGGAAAGCGAGATGACCGTGCTCTCGGCTACCGGCATGAGTCAGCAGCGGCTGTTTCGCATGACCCTGTTCCCGGCCACCCTGGTAGCCCTGGTAGTGGCCTGGCTGAGCCTGGGTCTCGCCCCGCAAGGCGCCAACCAGTTCCAGCTGCTGCTGAACAAGCAGGATGCGCTGACCGAGTTCGACACTCTTGAGCCAGGTCGTTTCCAGGCATTGCGTGACGGTACACGAGTGACCTACACCGAAACCCTGAGCGACGACCGGGTCAACCTCGGCAGCGTGTTCATTTCGCAGAAGAACCTCGGCGCAAACCAGAAAGATCGCGGAATTTCCGTGCTGGTTGCGGAAAAGGGCCGTCAGGAAGTGCGCCCCGACGGCAACCGCTACCTGATTCTCGACAACGGCTATCGCTACGACGGCAGCCCGGGTCAGGCCAACTACCGCGCCATTCACTATGAAACCTACGGCGTGCTGCTGCCAAAGCCGGATGTCAGCGAGGAAGTCACCGACCGTGACGCCATGCCGACTTCGTCCCTGCTGGGCAGTGACGACATTCGCTCGAAAACCGAATTGCAATGGCGCCTGTCGCTGCCGCTGCTGGTATTCATCGTGACCCTGATGGCGGTGCCGCTGTCGCGGGTCAACCCGCGTCAGGGGCGTTTCCTCAAGCTGCTGCCGGCGATTCTTCTTTATATGGCTTACCTGACCATCCTGATTGCCGCCCGCGGCGCCCTCGAGAAAGGCAAGATTCCACCGGCCCTCGGCTTGTGGTGGGTGCATGCGATCTTCCTGGTCATCGGTCTTGGCCTGTTGTACTGGGAGCCCCTGCGCCTGAAGCTGGCCAGCCGTCGCAGCGCAGCGCTGGAGGTGGCCCGTGGTTAA